A stretch of the Uranotaenia lowii strain MFRU-FL chromosome 3, ASM2978415v1, whole genome shotgun sequence genome encodes the following:
- the LOC129756674 gene encoding glutaminyl-peptide cyclotransferase-like isoform X2: MRVVSKSNNDTHFRQALKQILKPRIVGTASHDEVKRYLVQELQRLQFDVQLDEFNDKTPHFGRLKFTNIIAKLNPAADKYLTLACHYDSKYFREHAFVGAIDSAVPCAMMLNLAKTTESALDLLRNNTDLSLMLVFFDGEEAFRKWSATDSLYGSRHLAKKWTTNPYVARSGKSMREIDRVQLMVLLDLIGGENPKFYSFFDNTKNYHKRLSAIESSLRSNRLLLKDPKGSEIFVDRKSSSRIEDDHLPFLKRNIPILHMIPIPFPAQWHKPEDTEANVNFRSVANINMIMRVFMLEYLTFCNSQYGEPLGTCLN; the protein is encoded by the exons ATGCGAGTGGTGTCCAAGTCCAACAATGACACCCACTTCCGACAGGCGCTGAAGCAAATCCTCAAGCCCCGCATTGTTGGCACCGCTAGTCATGACGAAGTTAAGCGCTATCTGGTGCAGGAACTACAACGGCTACAGTTCGACGTCCAACTAGACGAGTTTAACGATAAAACGCCTCATTTCGGAAGACTCAAGTTCACGAATATAATTGCCAAGTTGAATCCAGCCGCTGATAAGTACCTCACCCTGGCGTGTCATTACGATAGTAAGTATTTCCGAGAGCACGCGTTTGTTGGAGCGATAGATTCGGCCGTGCCCTGTGCCATGATGTTGAATTTAGCCAAAACAACCGAATCGGCACTCGATTTGCTCAGGAACAACACAGATCTCAGCTTGATGTTGGTCTTTTTCGACGGCGAGGAAGCCTTCCGAAAGTGGTCCGCTACGGATTCGCTGTACGGATCGCGCCATCTTGCAAAGAAATGGACCACAAATCCGTACGTAGCTCGATCGGGGAAATCAATGCGAGAGATCGACCGGGTCCAACTTATGGTGCTGCTCGATCTGATTGGAGGCGAAAATCCCAAGTTCTACAGCTTCTTCGACAATACCAAGAATTATCACAAAAGGTTAAGCGCCATTGAGTCGTCATTAAGGAGCAATAGGCTACTTCTGAAAGACCCCAAGGGTAGCGAGATATTCGTGGATAGAAAAAGCTCAAGCAGAATTGAGGATGACCATCTTCCATTTTTGAAGAGAA ATATTCCCATCCTCCACATGATTCCGATTCCATTTCCTGCTCAGTGGCACAAACCGGAAGACACAGAAGCGAACGTGAACTTCCGCTCGGTAGCCAACATCAACATGATCATGCGGGTTTTCATGCTGGAATATTTAACCTTTTGCAACAGCCAGTACGGCGAACCGCTTGGCACCTGTTTGAACTAA
- the LOC129756674 gene encoding glutaminyl-peptide cyclotransferase-like isoform X1, protein MASSSLVRLKLRRLPALLFLLPMLLTFTQWTIQQVNAQFSVDQMRVVSKSNNDTHFRQALKQILKPRIVGTASHDEVKRYLVQELQRLQFDVQLDEFNDKTPHFGRLKFTNIIAKLNPAADKYLTLACHYDSKYFREHAFVGAIDSAVPCAMMLNLAKTTESALDLLRNNTDLSLMLVFFDGEEAFRKWSATDSLYGSRHLAKKWTTNPYVARSGKSMREIDRVQLMVLLDLIGGENPKFYSFFDNTKNYHKRLSAIESSLRSNRLLLKDPKGSEIFVDRKSSSRIEDDHLPFLKRNIPILHMIPIPFPAQWHKPEDTEANVNFRSVANINMIMRVFMLEYLTFCNSQYGEPLGTCLN, encoded by the exons GTCAATGCTCAGTTTTCCGTGGATCAGATGCGAGTGGTGTCCAAGTCCAACAATGACACCCACTTCCGACAGGCGCTGAAGCAAATCCTCAAGCCCCGCATTGTTGGCACCGCTAGTCATGACGAAGTTAAGCGCTATCTGGTGCAGGAACTACAACGGCTACAGTTCGACGTCCAACTAGACGAGTTTAACGATAAAACGCCTCATTTCGGAAGACTCAAGTTCACGAATATAATTGCCAAGTTGAATCCAGCCGCTGATAAGTACCTCACCCTGGCGTGTCATTACGATAGTAAGTATTTCCGAGAGCACGCGTTTGTTGGAGCGATAGATTCGGCCGTGCCCTGTGCCATGATGTTGAATTTAGCCAAAACAACCGAATCGGCACTCGATTTGCTCAGGAACAACACAGATCTCAGCTTGATGTTGGTCTTTTTCGACGGCGAGGAAGCCTTCCGAAAGTGGTCCGCTACGGATTCGCTGTACGGATCGCGCCATCTTGCAAAGAAATGGACCACAAATCCGTACGTAGCTCGATCGGGGAAATCAATGCGAGAGATCGACCGGGTCCAACTTATGGTGCTGCTCGATCTGATTGGAGGCGAAAATCCCAAGTTCTACAGCTTCTTCGACAATACCAAGAATTATCACAAAAGGTTAAGCGCCATTGAGTCGTCATTAAGGAGCAATAGGCTACTTCTGAAAGACCCCAAGGGTAGCGAGATATTCGTGGATAGAAAAAGCTCAAGCAGAATTGAGGATGACCATCTTCCATTTTTGAAGAGAA ATATTCCCATCCTCCACATGATTCCGATTCCATTTCCTGCTCAGTGGCACAAACCGGAAGACACAGAAGCGAACGTGAACTTCCGCTCGGTAGCCAACATCAACATGATCATGCGGGTTTTCATGCTGGAATATTTAACCTTTTGCAACAGCCAGTACGGCGAACCGCTTGGCACCTGTTTGAACTAA